A stretch of DNA from Bacillus sp. NP157:
CCGGCTTGATCCGGGTCCCGGTCATGTCCTGGACCTGGATGGCGAGATCGATCGCGTCGATGCTGTCCAGTTCAAGATCGGTGAACAGGTTGGCCTCGGGCGTGACCTTCGCGGGGTCGATCTCGAAGGTCTCGTGCAGGACCGAGCGCAGGCGCACCAGGATGTCGTCTTGGGTGAAGGTTTCGGCTGGGATCGCGCTCATAGCTCGGTAAGTCCATTACATCCGCGGTGGTCGTTGTCCGCCGGTCCGTT
This window harbors:
- a CDS encoding acyl carrier protein, which codes for MSAIPAETFTQDDILVRLRSVLHETFEIDPAKVTPEANLFTDLELDSIDAIDLAIQVQDMTGTRIKPEDFKSVRTVGDVVATVQQLVAR